One Epidermidibacterium keratini DNA segment encodes these proteins:
- a CDS encoding FecCD family ABC transporter permease — translation MSTTTRVTPATTESTAPRPSWELHRFGLDVRVSIRSVVVCGVLVAAAVLAAMLALRIGDYPLTLAQVAGSLLGQEDGFAATVVVEWRLPRAFGALIFGAALGVSGAMFQSLTRNPLGSPDIIGFTTGSYTGALIVIIFAGGGFYAIATGSLVGGLLTAVAVYAFAYRRGVTSFRLIIVGIGMTAMLNAFNTYLLMRAEREVALAGATWGAGSVSGLAWSQVAPVSALLLAAFALAALVSRPMRASELGDDAASALGVNVERTRLAVVVVAVALTALVTAVAGPIAFVALAAPQLARRLTGSAGVTLAASAAMGALLLSVSDLIAQNLLANLPVGVVTVSVGGLYLVWLLVMETRRRSVRR, via the coding sequence GTGAGTACGACGACCCGGGTGACACCGGCGACGACAGAGAGTACGGCGCCGCGTCCGTCATGGGAGCTCCACCGCTTCGGGCTCGACGTGCGCGTGTCGATCCGAAGCGTGGTGGTGTGCGGCGTACTCGTCGCGGCGGCCGTGCTGGCCGCAATGCTCGCGCTGCGAATCGGGGACTACCCGCTCACGCTTGCCCAGGTCGCCGGAAGCCTGCTCGGCCAGGAGGATGGGTTCGCGGCCACGGTCGTCGTCGAGTGGCGGCTGCCGCGGGCGTTCGGGGCGTTGATTTTCGGTGCGGCGCTTGGGGTTTCCGGCGCGATGTTCCAAAGCCTGACCCGTAATCCCCTTGGCTCGCCGGACATCATCGGCTTCACCACGGGCTCCTACACCGGCGCACTCATCGTGATCATCTTCGCCGGCGGCGGCTTCTACGCGATCGCCACCGGATCACTGGTCGGGGGACTGCTCACTGCCGTTGCCGTCTACGCCTTCGCCTACCGGCGCGGCGTGACCAGCTTCCGGCTGATCATCGTCGGCATCGGCATGACCGCGATGCTCAACGCGTTCAACACCTACCTGCTGATGCGCGCTGAACGGGAGGTCGCGCTCGCCGGAGCGACGTGGGGCGCCGGCTCGGTCAGCGGACTCGCCTGGTCGCAGGTCGCGCCGGTGAGTGCCCTGCTGCTCGCCGCGTTTGCCCTGGCCGCACTGGTGTCTCGGCCCATGCGCGCCAGCGAGCTCGGCGATGATGCCGCGAGTGCGCTCGGTGTCAACGTCGAACGCACTCGGCTCGCCGTCGTGGTCGTCGCGGTCGCGCTGACCGCGCTCGTGACTGCCGTCGCGGGACCGATCGCGTTCGTCGCGCTGGCTGCACCGCAACTTGCCCGCCGGTTGACCGGGTCGGCGGGGGTGACGCTGGCTGCCTCGGCGGCGATGGGCGCGCTGCTGCTGTCGGTCTCAGATCTCATCGCGCAGAACCTCCTCGCCAACCTGCCCGTCGGGGTCGTCACCGTTTCGGTGGGTGGGCTGTATCTGGTGTGGCTGCTCGTCATGGAGACTCGTCGGCGGTCAGTACGCCGATGA
- a CDS encoding ABC transporter ATP-binding protein — MTRTGAHHVDDEMGTAPLQAVDATIGYDQRVISEGLSLDIPAGSFTVIVGPNACGKSTLLRALARLLRPSAGTVLLDGKSIAAYRSKEVARRLGLLPQTAQAPEGIRVGELVARGRYPHQRLVRQWSHDDEEAVEAAMAATGVSDLSARPVEELSGGQRQRVWVAMALAQQTDLLLLDEPTTFLDIAHQLELMELFARLHRRGHTLVAVLHDLGHAARYATHVVAMRDGAVVAAGPPQEVITADLIEQVFGLRALVVPDPVTRTPMVVPLRPEGVADEPDPR, encoded by the coding sequence ATGACGCGAACGGGAGCGCACCACGTGGACGACGAGATGGGTACGGCGCCGCTGCAGGCCGTCGACGCCACGATTGGCTACGACCAGCGGGTGATCAGCGAGGGTTTGTCGCTGGATATCCCGGCCGGCTCGTTCACGGTGATCGTCGGCCCGAACGCGTGCGGCAAGTCGACCCTGCTGCGTGCCCTCGCTCGGCTGCTTCGCCCAAGTGCGGGGACGGTGCTGCTGGATGGCAAGTCGATTGCGGCGTACCGCTCCAAGGAGGTGGCGCGCCGCCTCGGGTTGCTGCCGCAGACGGCTCAGGCACCAGAAGGCATCCGGGTTGGCGAGCTCGTGGCGCGCGGACGCTACCCGCACCAACGTCTGGTGCGGCAGTGGAGCCACGACGACGAAGAGGCGGTCGAAGCGGCCATGGCCGCGACCGGGGTCAGCGACCTCTCGGCGCGTCCCGTGGAGGAACTCTCCGGTGGGCAGCGGCAACGGGTCTGGGTCGCGATGGCGCTGGCCCAGCAGACGGATCTGCTGCTGCTCGACGAGCCCACGACCTTCCTGGACATTGCTCACCAGCTTGAGCTGATGGAGCTGTTTGCCCGTCTGCATCGTCGCGGTCACACGTTGGTCGCCGTACTGCACGACCTTGGGCACGCTGCCCGCTACGCCACGCACGTCGTCGCCATGCGTGACGGGGCGGTGGTCGCGGCAGGCCCTCCGCAGGAGGTCATCACGGCCGATCTCATCGAGCAGGTATTCGGGCTGCGCGCGCTCGTCGTGCCCGATCCGGTGACCCGTACGCCGATGGTCGTGCCGCTCCGCCCCGAAGGCGTGGCCGATGAGCCGGACCCGCGGTGA
- a CDS encoding ABC transporter ATP-binding protein, producing MSVLTRLRGPWFAPPDTPYSIREIAVDDDTTARSLTVRSILAPRRFAVGGAILSMLHQVGEALVPVLAGLTIDNAIRAGDGGQLALWLVLLALDFALLSYAYRFGSRLAQSAMEAVRQQLRVRVAARLLDSRGSTGGDRLPGVALSITNSDVDRLSIAVALGVYPPGQIAAIVVGGAILLSISWPLGLFVLIGVPLLVIALDRSGEPLRRRSDAEQELAATAAGQAADLMSGYRIVKGMRGERAAEGRYGQVSQQALGAAEQARGAYGGYLGLASIATGLFLAVVGTTAGLLTVNGSMTIAELVTVAGLTQFLMSPVGSLATYVGMLWSRGLASAGRILTVLQEPPRHAGSGQPRDSDEPGVLELSGVLGDGRSGLSLRVEPGEFVVVRGDSAAAAELFGVLAARRSRDAQVEYDGVGYAELDPQWRRGHVLAAAHEAGLFPGSILDNVDLGRASRERALAALDAAGCRELIDGLPDGVATAIGEDGIGLSGGQRQRVALARAIAADPPVLVLHDPTTAVDSVTEAQIALQLKEVRRGRTTVVITDAPAFRAVADRVVELAMSEVGR from the coding sequence GTGAGCGTGCTTACTCGCCTACGCGGACCGTGGTTTGCACCGCCCGATACGCCGTACTCGATCCGCGAGATCGCGGTCGATGACGACACCACCGCTCGCTCACTCACGGTGCGCAGCATTCTGGCGCCGCGACGCTTCGCGGTCGGCGGCGCGATCTTGTCGATGCTGCATCAGGTCGGCGAGGCGCTCGTCCCGGTGCTCGCGGGATTGACGATCGACAACGCGATCCGCGCCGGTGACGGCGGGCAGCTCGCGCTCTGGCTGGTGCTGCTTGCGCTCGACTTCGCGTTGCTGTCGTATGCCTACCGATTCGGATCGCGCTTGGCCCAGAGCGCAATGGAGGCGGTGCGCCAGCAGCTTCGGGTGCGGGTCGCCGCTCGACTGCTCGACTCGCGCGGCAGCACCGGCGGCGACCGACTGCCCGGAGTGGCGCTGTCGATCACGAACTCCGATGTCGACCGACTCAGCATCGCGGTCGCGCTCGGGGTCTACCCGCCCGGACAGATCGCGGCGATTGTCGTCGGCGGCGCGATTCTGCTCAGCATCTCCTGGCCGTTAGGGCTTTTTGTGCTGATCGGCGTACCTCTGCTAGTGATCGCGCTGGACCGCTCCGGTGAGCCGTTGCGACGGCGCAGTGACGCCGAGCAGGAGCTGGCGGCGACCGCAGCCGGGCAGGCCGCGGACTTGATGAGCGGCTACCGCATCGTCAAAGGCATGCGCGGCGAGCGCGCAGCCGAGGGTCGCTACGGCCAGGTCAGCCAACAGGCACTCGGCGCGGCCGAGCAGGCGCGTGGTGCGTACGGCGGCTACCTCGGACTGGCCTCGATCGCCACCGGGCTTTTCCTGGCCGTCGTCGGGACGACTGCGGGGCTGTTGACCGTGAACGGCTCGATGACGATTGCCGAGCTGGTCACGGTCGCTGGCCTCACCCAGTTTCTGATGAGCCCGGTCGGGTCCTTGGCGACGTACGTCGGGATGCTGTGGTCACGTGGGCTCGCCTCGGCCGGACGCATCCTGACGGTGCTGCAGGAGCCGCCGCGCCACGCCGGTTCGGGCCAGCCGCGAGACAGCGACGAGCCAGGAGTCCTTGAGCTGTCCGGCGTACTCGGTGATGGCCGGTCAGGTCTGTCGTTGCGCGTGGAGCCGGGGGAGTTCGTGGTCGTGCGCGGGGACTCCGCCGCCGCGGCCGAGCTCTTCGGGGTGCTCGCCGCACGCCGCTCGCGCGATGCGCAGGTGGAGTACGACGGCGTCGGCTACGCCGAGCTGGATCCGCAGTGGCGACGGGGTCACGTGCTGGCTGCGGCGCACGAGGCCGGCCTCTTTCCCGGCAGCATTCTGGACAACGTTGACCTTGGCCGGGCCTCACGTGAGCGCGCGCTCGCGGCGCTGGACGCGGCCGGTTGCCGCGAGCTGATCGACGGCCTGCCTGACGGCGTCGCGACTGCGATCGGCGAGGACGGCATCGGGCTGTCGGGCGGCCAGCGGCAGAGGGTGGCTCTGGCACGGGCGATCGCCGCTGACCCTCCCGTGCTCGTGTTGCACGATCCGACCACGGCGGTCGACTCGGTCACCGAGGCTCAGATTGCCTTGCAGCTCAAGGAAGTTCGGCGTGGGCGCACGACCGTTGTCATCACCGACGCGCCGGCGTTTCGCGCCGTGGCCGACCGCGTGGTCGAGCTTGCGATGAGCGAGGTAGGCCGATGA
- a CDS encoding ABC transporter ATP-binding protein, producing the protein MTDGGTARLPIATAAQVRAEVGAVMRGRRRVLALAIVVLVLSAAAGLIAPAALGGMVDAVGAADATGRVIGLGVLMVVGALAEGLLLGLGVVLASRLAERLLAAVRERMVARALRLPQGMVERAGAGDLISRATDDVAMISEVAPRAVPAIGGAAFTIVTTLGGMAVLDWRFALAMLLILPVHVLAVRWYLHNAPQIYRAERAANADKAARLLAALRGVETVRAFNLEERERTAIGAASWRVAQWSLRTRIVQNGFFGRLNLAEFIGLAAILVTAFWLVRADAVTVGMATTAALFFMRLFDPINELLFVIDDLQSALASLSRIVGVDVATDDRAVDAPQPSGGIALRGVDFGYVPGHLVVRDVSLDVDPGEYVALVGASGAGKSTVGALLAGLRDPQRGSRTLAADAFVITQDVHVFAGTIRDNLLLAEPEASDEQLCEAMAAVGSDGLLTSLADGLDTEVGHGGLELPAAAAQSLALARVVLADPSVVILDEPSAEAGSAQAAVLDAAVERAIAGRAALVIVHRLSQAAAASRIVVMSAGRIIEQGTHDELLTAGGEYAALWAAWSRGR; encoded by the coding sequence ATGACCGACGGCGGTACGGCGCGGCTGCCGATCGCCACCGCGGCGCAGGTGCGGGCCGAGGTCGGTGCGGTCATGCGGGGCCGCCGGAGGGTGCTCGCGCTGGCGATCGTCGTGCTCGTGCTGTCGGCGGCTGCCGGTCTGATCGCCCCGGCGGCGCTGGGAGGGATGGTCGACGCGGTCGGAGCCGCCGATGCCACGGGCCGGGTGATCGGCCTTGGCGTGCTGATGGTGGTCGGCGCTCTCGCAGAAGGGCTGCTGCTCGGGCTCGGCGTCGTACTCGCCAGCCGGTTGGCCGAGCGGTTGCTGGCTGCGGTAAGAGAGCGCATGGTGGCGCGCGCCCTGCGGCTGCCGCAGGGGATGGTCGAGCGGGCTGGAGCGGGCGATCTGATCAGCCGCGCAACCGACGACGTCGCGATGATCTCCGAGGTGGCGCCGCGCGCGGTGCCGGCGATCGGGGGTGCCGCGTTCACGATCGTGACCACCCTGGGCGGGATGGCGGTGCTGGACTGGCGTTTTGCGCTCGCGATGCTGCTGATCCTGCCGGTGCATGTGCTTGCGGTGCGGTGGTATCTGCACAACGCGCCGCAGATCTATCGCGCCGAGCGCGCCGCCAACGCCGACAAGGCGGCGCGCCTGCTTGCTGCGCTGCGCGGTGTCGAGACCGTGCGGGCGTTCAACCTCGAGGAGCGTGAACGCACCGCTATCGGTGCCGCATCGTGGCGCGTCGCGCAGTGGTCGCTGCGCACCCGGATCGTGCAAAACGGCTTCTTCGGGCGGCTCAACCTTGCGGAGTTCATCGGGCTGGCCGCGATCTTGGTGACGGCGTTCTGGTTGGTGCGCGCCGACGCGGTGACCGTCGGTATGGCGACGACCGCGGCGCTGTTTTTTATGCGGTTGTTTGACCCGATCAACGAGCTGTTGTTCGTCATCGACGACCTGCAGTCGGCGCTCGCCTCGCTGAGCCGCATCGTCGGTGTCGATGTCGCGACCGACGACCGAGCTGTCGACGCGCCGCAACCCTCCGGCGGCATCGCGCTGCGCGGCGTCGACTTCGGCTATGTCCCAGGGCATCTCGTCGTACGCGACGTGTCGCTGGACGTGGACCCTGGCGAGTACGTCGCACTGGTGGGTGCCTCAGGTGCCGGCAAGTCCACGGTCGGCGCGCTGCTAGCTGGCTTGCGCGACCCGCAGCGGGGCTCACGAACTCTCGCTGCCGATGCGTTCGTGATCACCCAGGATGTGCACGTGTTTGCCGGGACGATCCGCGACAACCTACTGCTCGCTGAGCCGGAGGCCAGCGACGAGCAACTGTGTGAGGCCATGGCGGCAGTCGGCTCCGATGGGCTGCTCACCTCGCTGGCCGACGGGCTCGACACCGAGGTGGGGCACGGTGGCCTTGAGCTGCCCGCCGCGGCGGCGCAGAGCCTCGCGCTCGCGCGCGTCGTACTCGCCGACCCGAGCGTGGTGATCCTGGACGAGCCCAGCGCCGAGGCCGGCAGCGCGCAGGCGGCGGTGCTCGACGCAGCGGTCGAGCGGGCGATCGCCGGTCGTGCGGCGCTCGTCATCGTGCACCGGCTGAGCCAGGCTGCGGCAGCATCGCGGATCGTGGTGATGTCGGCGGGGCGGATCATCGAGCAGGGCACCCACGACGAGCTGCTCACGGCTGGCGGTGAGTACGCCGCGCTCTGGGCCGCCTGGTCCCGCGGCCGCTAA
- a CDS encoding aspartate kinase, with amino-acid sequence MALVVQKYGGSSLENADRIKRVAERIVETRKAGNDVVVVCSAMGDTTDNLLDLAQQVSPIPPAREMDMLLTAGERISNALVAMAIHNLGAEARSFTGSQAGVITDAAHGKAKIIDVTPGRIRQALDDGAIALVMGFQGVSQDTKEITTLGRGGSDTTAVALAAGLRADVCEIYTDVDGIYTADPRIVPNASALKTISYEEMLEMAASGAKVLHLRSVEYARANNIPLRVRSSYTTDPGTLVTGFMEDIPMEEAILTGVAHDRGEAKITVAGVDDTPGISGQIFRVVADAEINIDMVVQNVSHIGTGKTDITFTLPKSDGQTAMEALNRAQPQIGFEKLLYDDHIGKVSLVGAGMRSHPGVTATFCESIAGAGVNIELISTSEIRISALVRDVDLDKAVAALHDAFELGSDKVAEVHAGTGR; translated from the coding sequence GTGGCGCTGGTCGTGCAGAAGTACGGCGGTTCGTCTCTGGAGAATGCCGACCGCATCAAGCGGGTGGCAGAGCGCATCGTCGAGACTCGCAAGGCCGGCAACGACGTCGTCGTCGTGTGCAGCGCGATGGGCGACACCACCGACAACCTGCTCGATCTGGCGCAGCAGGTCAGCCCGATTCCTCCCGCGCGCGAGATGGACATGCTGCTGACTGCGGGGGAGCGGATCAGCAACGCGCTTGTCGCGATGGCGATCCACAATCTCGGCGCTGAGGCGCGGTCGTTCACCGGTTCGCAGGCCGGCGTGATCACCGACGCCGCACACGGCAAGGCCAAGATCATCGACGTGACGCCGGGGCGCATCCGCCAGGCTCTCGACGATGGGGCGATCGCTCTCGTCATGGGCTTCCAGGGCGTCTCGCAGGACACCAAGGAGATCACCACCCTTGGCCGCGGCGGCTCGGACACCACCGCCGTCGCGCTCGCTGCCGGACTCCGTGCCGACGTCTGCGAGATCTACACCGACGTAGATGGCATCTATACCGCCGATCCCCGCATCGTGCCTAACGCCTCCGCCCTGAAGACGATCTCCTACGAAGAGATGCTGGAGATGGCGGCTTCCGGGGCAAAGGTGCTGCACCTGCGCTCGGTCGAGTACGCCCGCGCCAACAACATCCCGCTGCGGGTCCGGTCGTCGTACACGACCGACCCCGGCACCCTCGTCACCGGATTCATGGAGGACATCCCGATGGAAGAGGCCATTCTCACCGGCGTCGCGCACGACCGCGGCGAAGCCAAGATCACCGTCGCGGGCGTCGATGACACCCCGGGGATCTCCGGTCAGATCTTCCGCGTCGTCGCCGACGCCGAGATCAACATCGACATGGTCGTGCAAAACGTCTCGCACATCGGCACCGGCAAGACCGACATCACCTTCACCCTGCCCAAGAGCGACGGGCAGACCGCGATGGAGGCGCTGAACCGCGCACAGCCGCAGATCGGGTTCGAGAAGCTGCTGTACGACGACCACATCGGCAAGGTCTCGCTGGTGGGCGCCGGAATGCGCTCGCACCCGGGCGTCACCGCGACCTTCTGCGAGTCGATCGCCGGTGCCGGCGTCAACATCGAGCTGATCTCGACCTCCGAGATCCGGATTTCTGCGCTCGTGCGCGACGTTGACCTCGATAAGGCGGTCGCCGCGCTGCACGATGCGTTCGAGCTCGGCAGCGACAAGGTGGCCGAGGTACACGCAGGAACGGGGCGATAG
- a CDS encoding aspartate-semialdehyde dehydrogenase, which translates to MGINVGVVGATGQVGGVMRRLLQERDFPVDQIRYFASARSAGTTLPWRDTEITVEDAETADLSGLDIALFSAGGATSKKLAEKFAAAGAIVIDNSSAWRMDPEVPLVVSEVNGELIDQAPKGIIANPNCTTMAAMPVLKPLAEQFGLKRLVVTTFQAVSGSGLAGVEELAEQVEAVGADGPKLTHDGAAVPFPEPKKYVAPIAYNVLAQAGNFVDDGTGETDEEQKLRNESRKILDLPELLVAGTCVRVPVFTGHSLSIAAEFDTAITPDDATKVLDGAAGVVLADVPTPLMAAGQDPSYVGRIRQDQSVADNRGLLLFVSNDNLRKGAALNAVQIAELVAAAR; encoded by the coding sequence ATGGGAATCAACGTTGGAGTGGTCGGCGCGACCGGCCAGGTCGGCGGCGTCATGCGGCGCCTGCTGCAGGAGCGCGACTTCCCAGTCGATCAGATCCGCTACTTTGCATCGGCTCGCTCGGCGGGTACGACGCTGCCGTGGCGTGACACCGAGATCACCGTCGAGGACGCTGAGACCGCAGATCTCAGCGGGCTCGACATCGCGCTCTTCTCCGCCGGTGGCGCGACCTCGAAGAAGCTGGCCGAGAAGTTTGCTGCTGCCGGGGCGATCGTCATCGACAACTCGTCGGCGTGGCGGATGGATCCCGAGGTGCCGCTGGTCGTCTCGGAGGTCAACGGTGAGCTGATCGACCAGGCGCCGAAGGGCATCATCGCCAACCCCAACTGCACCACGATGGCGGCAATGCCGGTGCTGAAGCCGCTCGCTGAGCAGTTCGGCCTCAAGCGCCTCGTCGTCACGACCTTCCAGGCGGTCTCCGGTTCGGGGCTAGCAGGCGTCGAAGAGCTTGCCGAGCAGGTCGAGGCCGTGGGTGCGGACGGTCCGAAGCTCACCCATGACGGCGCCGCGGTGCCGTTCCCGGAGCCGAAGAAGTACGTCGCTCCGATCGCGTACAACGTGCTGGCGCAGGCCGGCAACTTTGTCGACGACGGCACCGGCGAGACCGACGAAGAGCAGAAGCTGCGCAACGAGAGCCGCAAGATCCTCGATCTGCCAGAGCTTCTTGTGGCTGGAACGTGCGTGCGGGTGCCGGTCTTTACCGGTCACTCGCTGTCGATTGCGGCCGAGTTCGACACCGCGATCACGCCGGATGACGCGACGAAGGTGCTCGACGGTGCGGCGGGCGTCGTACTCGCCGACGTGCCGACGCCGCTGATGGCGGCCGGGCAGGACCCGTCGTACGTCGGGCGAATCCGCCAGGACCAGTCGGTCGCCGACAACCGCGGGCTACTGCTGTTCGTCTCCAACGACAACCTGCGTAAGGGCGCGGCCCTGAACGCGGTGCAGATCGCCGAGCTGGTCGCTGCCGCGCGCTAA
- a CDS encoding glycoside hydrolase family 3 N-terminal domain-containing protein encodes MRHRASAPVVTALATALLAAGCTTGQPTTSAGSSSTSQSSQSSASSTPSAAPTTTGGQTAQTIPAASCVDTTLASLSPQQKAAQLIMVAQQPNTGDAVTSAISDGDAGAVILLGKWQGNDAVSAAVKDIDALSSATAGIGIWVATDQEGGQVQKLKGSGFSTMPSALEQAAMSPDELTAEATTWAKELAAAGVDVNLAPVADVVPTSIGTANAPIGQYDRQYGATAAAVSPPMLAFAAGMTAGGVLPTAKHFPGIGRITGNTDETAVGIDDPAMTASDPDLAPFADAIAAQIPLVMISSARYPQLDPNAAALFSEPIITGLLRQQMGFGGIVISDDVGSAAAVADVPVPERATRFVAAGGDIVLTAEPSQAPQMNDALVAAASADAAFAAKLDAAVGRVLTQKDAGGLLPCSG; translated from the coding sequence TTGCGTCACCGCGCGTCCGCCCCGGTAGTGACCGCGCTCGCCACGGCATTGCTCGCCGCCGGCTGCACCACCGGGCAGCCGACGACGAGCGCGGGCTCGTCGTCGACCAGTCAGAGCAGCCAAAGCAGCGCGTCGTCGACCCCCTCGGCCGCACCAACGACGACCGGCGGGCAGACGGCCCAGACGATCCCGGCGGCCTCGTGCGTCGACACGACGTTGGCCTCGTTGAGTCCGCAGCAGAAGGCGGCGCAGCTGATCATGGTCGCGCAGCAGCCGAACACCGGCGACGCGGTCACGTCGGCGATCAGCGACGGTGACGCCGGAGCGGTGATCTTGCTCGGCAAGTGGCAGGGCAACGACGCTGTTTCCGCTGCGGTCAAAGACATCGACGCACTTTCGTCAGCGACCGCTGGCATCGGGATCTGGGTGGCCACCGACCAGGAGGGCGGCCAGGTCCAGAAGCTGAAGGGCTCTGGCTTCAGCACGATGCCGAGCGCGCTTGAGCAGGCCGCGATGAGTCCCGATGAGCTCACGGCCGAGGCGACCACCTGGGCAAAAGAGCTTGCCGCTGCTGGAGTCGACGTCAACCTTGCACCCGTCGCCGACGTCGTACCGACCTCCATCGGGACCGCCAACGCGCCCATCGGGCAGTACGACCGGCAGTACGGCGCTACGGCAGCCGCGGTCAGCCCTCCGATGCTCGCGTTTGCGGCCGGGATGACGGCAGGCGGCGTACTGCCCACCGCTAAGCACTTCCCAGGTATAGGCCGGATCACCGGCAACACCGACGAGACAGCGGTCGGGATCGACGATCCTGCGATGACCGCGTCGGACCCCGACCTTGCGCCGTTTGCCGACGCGATCGCCGCGCAGATTCCGCTGGTGATGATCAGCTCTGCGCGCTATCCGCAGCTGGACCCTAACGCCGCTGCTCTCTTTTCCGAGCCGATCATCACCGGCCTGTTGCGCCAGCAGATGGGCTTCGGCGGCATCGTGATCTCCGACGACGTCGGCAGTGCCGCCGCTGTCGCAGACGTGCCGGTCCCCGAGCGCGCGACGCGGTTTGTCGCCGCCGGCGGTGACATCGTGCTCACTGCCGAGCCGTCGCAAGCCCCGCAGATGAACGATGCGCTCGTGGCCGCCGCGAGCGCCGACGCGGCGTTCGCTGCAAAGCTCGACGCCGCGGTCGGGCGGGTGCTCACCCAGAAGGATGCGGGGGGCCTGCTGCCCTGCAGCGGCTGA
- a CDS encoding acyl-CoA dehydrogenase family protein: MLQLDPEEQAIVDAVAAFVDKEVKPKVQEIEHANEYPTEFIEQMKQMGIFGLAIPEPYGDVKVSTPCYSRVTEELARGWMSLAGAMGGHTVVSKLLVDYGTEEQKEKYLPRMATGELRTTMALTEPGGGSDLQAMRTVAKRDDDEYVINGSKTWITNARKAGMIALLCKTDPDAQPAHKGISILLVEKVPGFEVSKDLPKLGYKGVESCELSFTDARVPADALLGGKEGVGFSQMMRGLEIGRIQVASRATGVARAAFDDALRYAQERESMGKPIWQHQAVGNLLAMMGTKLTAGRTLLWNAAEAYDGGGRSDMEAGMAKLFCSEMAMEVALDAIRVHGGYGYSTEFDVERYFRDAPLMIVGEGTNEIQQNVIVRQLVQRGGLE; the protein is encoded by the coding sequence ATGCTGCAGCTGGATCCAGAGGAGCAGGCCATCGTCGACGCGGTTGCCGCGTTCGTCGACAAAGAGGTCAAGCCGAAGGTTCAGGAGATCGAGCACGCCAACGAGTACCCCACCGAGTTCATCGAGCAGATGAAGCAGATGGGGATCTTCGGGCTTGCGATCCCCGAGCCGTACGGCGATGTGAAGGTCTCGACTCCCTGCTACTCGCGGGTCACCGAAGAGCTGGCACGCGGCTGGATGAGCCTGGCTGGCGCCATGGGCGGGCACACGGTCGTCTCGAAGCTGCTCGTCGACTACGGCACCGAGGAGCAGAAGGAGAAGTACCTGCCGCGCATGGCGACCGGCGAGCTGCGCACCACGATGGCGCTCACCGAGCCCGGTGGCGGCTCTGACCTGCAGGCGATGCGCACGGTCGCGAAGAGGGACGACGACGAATACGTCATCAACGGCTCGAAGACGTGGATCACCAACGCCCGCAAGGCCGGGATGATCGCCCTGCTGTGCAAGACAGATCCGGACGCGCAGCCGGCCCACAAGGGCATCAGCATCCTGCTGGTCGAGAAGGTTCCCGGCTTCGAGGTCTCCAAGGACCTGCCCAAGCTCGGCTACAAGGGCGTCGAGAGTTGCGAGCTGAGCTTCACCGACGCCCGCGTCCCTGCCGACGCGCTGCTGGGCGGCAAGGAAGGCGTCGGCTTCAGCCAGATGATGCGCGGGCTGGAGATCGGGCGCATCCAGGTGGCTTCGCGTGCGACCGGGGTCGCACGGGCGGCGTTTGACGACGCGCTGCGCTATGCCCAGGAGCGCGAGAGCATGGGCAAACCGATCTGGCAGCACCAGGCCGTGGGAAACCTGCTGGCCATGATGGGCACCAAGCTCACCGCCGGCCGCACGTTGCTGTGGAACGCGGCCGAGGCGTACGACGGCGGCGGTCGCTCAGACATGGAAGCCGGAATGGCCAAGCTGTTTTGCTCGGAGATGGCGATGGAGGTTGCCCTCGACGCCATCCGCGTGCACGGTGGTTACGGATACTCGACCGAGTTCGATGTCGAGCGCTACTTCCGGGATGCGCCGCTGATGATCGTCGGCGAGGGGACCAACGAGATCCAGCAAAACGTCATCGTCCGGCAGCTGGTCCAGCGAGGAGGGCTCGAATGA